The Aeromicrobium sp. Leaf245 genome includes a region encoding these proteins:
- a CDS encoding maleylpyruvate isomerase N-terminal domain-containing protein has product MSGSRVGGPADDHRRVAADFTTVVEGVTDWDAPAPVEGWAARDVVDHLVTWFPAFLAGGGVALDVDLPSDDPGDASSRPRPGTRAGAVRRPRPGTPAGAVRRPRPGTPARAWRAHADAVQHLLDGPDADRPFTHPHAGTHPLDQAVAQFYTADVFMHTWDLARASGQDVDLDADRCAAMLAGMQPIEEMLRASGQYGPAVPVPDDASVQDRFVAFIGRDPAWAPPARA; this is encoded by the coding sequence GTGAGCGGTTCCCGGGTGGGTGGACCCGCCGACGACCACCGCCGGGTCGCAGCCGACTTCACGACCGTCGTCGAGGGCGTGACCGACTGGGACGCACCCGCACCGGTGGAGGGGTGGGCGGCGCGCGACGTCGTCGACCACCTCGTCACCTGGTTCCCGGCCTTCCTCGCCGGCGGCGGCGTCGCGCTCGACGTCGACCTGCCGAGCGACGACCCCGGTGATGCTTCCAGCCGCCCACGGCCCGGCACCCGCGCCGGAGCCGTCCGCCGCCCACGGCCCGGCACCCCCGCCGGTGCTGTCCGCCGCCCACGGCCCGGCACCCCCGCCAGGGCCTGGCGCGCCCACGCCGACGCCGTGCAGCACCTGCTGGACGGTCCCGACGCCGACCGCCCGTTCACCCACCCGCACGCCGGCACCCATCCGCTCGACCAGGCGGTCGCGCAGTTCTACACCGCCGACGTCTTCATGCACACCTGGGACCTCGCGCGGGCGAGCGGGCAGGACGTCGACCTCGACGCGGACCGCTGCGCCGCCATGCTCGCCGGCATGCAGCCGATCGAGGAGATGCTGCGCGCGTCCGGTCAGTACGGTCCGGCCGTGCCGGTGCCCGACGACGCGTCGGTGCAGGACCGGTTCGTCGCCTTCATCGGACGCGACCCCGCCTGGGCGCCCCCGGCGCGAGCCTGA
- a CDS encoding DUF6157 family protein — protein MAQHTTNNTDTFTAVAPDCPASVAEVPPVRKEPSVARLQYDMLVDAPYRYTSDDVVHRSQGERRGIDRDTFFSKGQPCLRASPLVKRYGWGVHHDAEGRVALVPVESAEYAAFAADPDLTQTSGMRSSRA, from the coding sequence ATGGCCCAGCACACCACCAACAACACCGACACCTTCACCGCCGTCGCGCCCGACTGCCCGGCATCCGTCGCCGAGGTCCCGCCGGTGCGCAAGGAGCCGAGCGTCGCGCGTCTGCAGTACGACATGCTGGTCGACGCGCCCTACCGCTACACGTCCGACGACGTCGTCCACCGCTCGCAGGGCGAGCGGCGCGGCATCGACCGCGACACGTTCTTCTCCAAGGGCCAGCCGTGCCTGCGCGCGTCCCCGTTGGTCAAGCGGTACGGCTGGGGCGTCCACCACGACGCCGAGGGTCGCGTCGCGCTCGTGCCCGTGGAGTCCGCGGAGTACGCCGCTTTCGCGGCCGACCCCGACCTGACGCAGACCTCCGGCATGAGGTCGTCCCGCGCCTGA
- a CDS encoding aldo/keto reductase: protein MTTTHTTLGTTSPLDVSPLGLGCMGMSEFYGTRDEAEATRTIHRALDLGVTFLDTADMYGPFVNEELVGAAIASSAQGRDAVQLATKFGNERLPDGTRLGVNGKPDYVRSACDASLQRLGVDTIDLYYQHRVDKTVPIEETVGAMAELVQAGKVRHLGLSEASAETIRRAHAVHPITALQTEYSLFTRHLEDEIWGVLSELGIGLVPYSPLGRGLLTGAITAESDLEEADSRTTSYFPRFQGEALEANLRLVARIREIAEGLGCTPGQLALAWVLSRSGRDGVGVAPIPGTKRVAYLEENAGALEVELTPDLVADLESAVPRDAVQGDRYGDLSSIDA from the coding sequence ATGACCACGACGCACACCACGCTCGGCACCACCTCGCCCCTGGACGTCTCCCCGCTCGGACTCGGCTGCATGGGGATGAGCGAGTTCTACGGCACGCGCGACGAGGCCGAGGCCACGCGCACGATCCACCGCGCGCTCGACCTCGGCGTCACCTTCCTCGACACGGCCGACATGTACGGCCCGTTCGTCAACGAGGAGCTGGTCGGAGCGGCCATCGCCTCCAGCGCCCAGGGACGCGACGCCGTCCAGCTCGCCACCAAGTTCGGCAACGAGCGGCTGCCCGACGGCACCCGGCTCGGCGTCAACGGCAAGCCCGACTACGTGCGCTCCGCCTGCGACGCCTCGCTCCAGCGCCTCGGCGTCGACACGATCGACCTCTACTACCAGCACCGCGTCGACAAGACCGTGCCCATCGAGGAGACCGTCGGTGCCATGGCCGAGCTCGTGCAGGCCGGCAAGGTGCGCCACCTGGGCCTCTCCGAGGCGTCGGCCGAGACGATCCGTCGGGCCCACGCCGTGCACCCCATCACCGCGCTGCAGACCGAGTACTCCCTGTTCACGCGTCACCTCGAGGACGAGATCTGGGGCGTCCTCAGCGAGCTCGGCATCGGCCTGGTGCCGTACTCGCCGCTCGGGCGTGGCCTGCTCACCGGCGCCATCACCGCCGAGTCCGACCTCGAGGAGGCCGACTCGCGCACCACGTCGTACTTCCCGCGGTTCCAGGGCGAGGCCCTCGAGGCCAACCTGAGGCTCGTCGCCAGGATCCGCGAGATCGCCGAGGGGCTGGGCTGCACGCCGGGCCAGCTGGCGCTCGCCTGGGTGCTGAGCCGCTCGGGCCGCGACGGCGTGGGCGTGGCGCCCATCCCCGGCACCAAGCGCGTGGCCTACCTCGAGGAGAACGCCGGCGCGCTCGAGGTCGAGCTCACCCCCGACCTCGTGGCCGACCTGGAGTCCGCGGTCCCGCGCGACGCCGTCCAGGGCGACCGCTACGGCGACCTGTCCAGCATCGACGCGTGA
- a CDS encoding AAA family ATPase has product MTATTPAPDITTVGALRASGHVHRPLRVEIRDNLLAALAEGRDPWPGLHGFEDTVIPQLERALIAGHDVVLLGERGQGKTRILRTLVGLLDEWTPVIDGSELGEHPYEPITVASLRRAEELGDDLPVRWRHRDDRYAEKLATPDTSVADLIGDVDPMKVAEGRSLGDPETIHFGLIPRSHGGIVAINELPDLSERIQVAMLNVMEERDIQIRGYVLRLPLDVLVVASANPEDYTNRGRIITPLKDRFGAEIRTHYPTQLVDEIAVIKQEADLVATVPDQLVEVLARFTRALRESSAVDQRSGVSARFAIAGAETIAAAALHRATRQGEPDAVARPVDLETAVDVLGGKIEFESGEEGREDLVLDHLLRTATAETVRGLFTGIDFGLLVEALEGGSLVATGEQVSARDFLAGLPALGESDLYDQVCERVGAGLEGGGNDGERAGAIELALEGLFLARRISKDTAGGETVYG; this is encoded by the coding sequence ATGACTGCCACCACCCCCGCCCCCGACATCACCACCGTGGGGGCGCTTCGCGCCTCCGGCCACGTGCACCGGCCGCTGCGCGTGGAGATCCGCGACAACCTGCTCGCGGCCCTCGCCGAGGGTCGTGACCCGTGGCCGGGCCTGCACGGCTTCGAGGACACCGTCATCCCCCAGCTGGAGCGCGCCCTCATCGCCGGCCACGACGTCGTGCTCCTCGGCGAGCGCGGCCAGGGCAAGACCCGCATCCTGCGCACGCTCGTCGGTCTGCTCGACGAGTGGACGCCGGTCATCGACGGCTCCGAGCTGGGCGAGCACCCCTACGAGCCGATCACCGTCGCCAGCCTCCGGCGTGCCGAGGAGCTGGGCGACGACCTGCCCGTCCGGTGGCGCCACCGCGACGACCGCTACGCCGAGAAGCTGGCCACGCCCGACACGAGCGTGGCCGACCTCATCGGCGACGTCGACCCGATGAAGGTGGCCGAGGGTCGCAGCCTCGGTGACCCCGAGACCATCCACTTCGGGCTCATCCCGCGCAGCCACGGCGGCATCGTGGCCATCAACGAGCTGCCCGACCTCTCCGAGCGCATCCAGGTGGCCATGCTCAACGTCATGGAGGAGCGGGACATCCAGATCCGCGGCTACGTGCTGCGGCTCCCGCTCGACGTCCTGGTGGTGGCCAGCGCCAACCCCGAGGACTACACCAACCGCGGCCGCATCATCACGCCGCTGAAGGACCGGTTCGGCGCCGAGATCCGCACCCACTACCCCACGCAGCTGGTCGACGAGATCGCCGTGATCAAGCAGGAGGCCGACCTCGTCGCCACCGTCCCCGACCAGCTGGTCGAGGTGCTGGCCCGCTTCACGAGGGCCCTGCGCGAGTCGTCGGCGGTCGACCAGCGCAGCGGCGTGAGCGCCCGGTTCGCCATCGCCGGGGCCGAGACCATCGCGGCCGCGGCGCTGCACCGCGCCACCCGGCAGGGCGAGCCGGACGCCGTGGCCCGTCCGGTGGACCTCGAGACCGCCGTCGACGTGCTCGGCGGCAAGATCGAGTTCGAGTCCGGCGAGGAGGGTCGCGAGGACCTCGTCCTCGACCACCTCCTGCGCACCGCCACCGCGGAGACCGTCCGCGGGTTGTTCACGGGCATCGACTTCGGGCTGCTGGTCGAGGCGCTCGAGGGCGGCTCCCTGGTGGCCACCGGCGAGCAGGTGAGCGCCCGCGACTTCCTCGCCGGGTTGCCGGCACTGGGCGAGTCCGACCTCTACGACCAGGTCTGCGAGCGGGTCGGCGCAGGGCTCGAGGGCGGGGGCAACGACGGTGAGCGCGCCGGCGCGATCGAGCTGGCCCTCGAGGGACTCTTCCTGGCCCGCCGCATCAGCAAGGACACCGCCGGCGGCGAGACGGTCTACGGGTGA
- a CDS encoding VWA domain-containing protein: MSRQNRRLSRASRYGAYVDGPDPLAPPVDLSEALEAIGEDVMAGYSPDHALQEFLRRGGADQRGLDDLARRVAEKRRELMQKHNLDGTLAEVKELLDRAVLEERKQLARDVDLDDGDRALAELTLDNLPPSPAAAVSELNGYDWQSSQAREDYERIKDLLGRELLDQRFAGMKNALENATDADREAVNEMLDDLNGLLEKRQQGVDTQQDFDDFMARHGEHFPENPSNLDELLDTMAQRSAAAQRMLNSMTPEQRQELMQMSAQAFGSPQLMEALDRLDGNLQSLRPGEDWGGSTPMDGEQGVGLGDGTGVFQDLADLDALAEQLAQSYRGSNLDDVDLDALSRQLGDEASVDLRTLKELEKALRDSGVVQRGTDGALRLTPKAMRQLGKALLRDVAESMSGRQGQRDTRHAGAAGERSGATREWAFGDTEPWDVTRTVTNAVVRTVGEGGTAASMARDGVRLQIGDVEVQETEDRTQACVALLVDTSFSMAMDGRWVPMKRTALALHTLISTRFRGDALELIAFGRHAESMQIEELTALDAQYAKGTNLHHALLLANRHFRKHPNAQPVLLIVTDGEPTSHLESSGEVFFSYPPHPVTIALSVRELEASMRLGAKTTFFRLGEDPGLARFIDQMARKVDGTVVAPELDDLGVAVVESYLGSRRGGTGGGAGFDGGFGGWPGRGFWAG; this comes from the coding sequence GTGAGTCGCCAGAACCGTCGACTGTCCCGTGCCTCCCGGTACGGGGCGTACGTCGACGGCCCCGACCCGCTGGCCCCGCCGGTCGACCTCAGCGAGGCGCTCGAGGCCATCGGCGAGGACGTCATGGCCGGGTACTCGCCCGACCACGCCCTGCAGGAGTTCCTGCGCCGTGGAGGCGCCGACCAGCGCGGCCTCGACGACCTGGCCCGCCGGGTGGCCGAGAAGCGGCGCGAGCTCATGCAGAAGCACAACCTCGACGGCACCCTGGCCGAGGTCAAGGAGCTCCTCGACCGCGCGGTCCTCGAGGAGCGCAAGCAGCTGGCCCGCGACGTCGACCTCGACGACGGCGACCGGGCGCTCGCCGAGCTGACGCTCGACAACCTCCCGCCCTCACCTGCGGCTGCGGTCAGCGAGCTGAACGGCTACGACTGGCAGTCCTCGCAGGCCCGCGAGGACTACGAACGCATCAAGGACCTGCTCGGGCGTGAGCTGCTTGACCAGCGCTTCGCGGGCATGAAGAACGCCCTCGAGAACGCCACCGACGCCGACCGCGAGGCCGTCAACGAGATGCTCGACGACCTCAACGGGCTGCTCGAGAAGCGTCAGCAGGGCGTGGACACCCAGCAGGACTTCGACGACTTCATGGCGCGCCACGGCGAGCACTTCCCGGAGAACCCGTCGAACCTCGACGAGCTGCTCGACACCATGGCCCAGCGGTCCGCTGCGGCCCAGCGCATGCTCAACTCCATGACGCCCGAGCAGCGCCAGGAGCTCATGCAGATGTCGGCGCAGGCGTTCGGCTCGCCCCAGCTGATGGAGGCGCTCGACCGGCTCGACGGCAATCTCCAGTCCCTGCGGCCGGGTGAGGACTGGGGTGGCTCCACCCCTATGGACGGCGAGCAGGGGGTGGGCCTCGGCGACGGCACGGGCGTCTTCCAGGACCTCGCCGACCTCGACGCCCTGGCCGAGCAGCTGGCCCAGTCCTACCGGGGCTCGAACCTCGACGACGTCGACCTCGACGCGCTCTCGCGCCAGCTCGGCGACGAGGCGTCGGTCGACCTGCGCACGCTGAAGGAGCTGGAGAAGGCGCTGCGCGACTCCGGTGTGGTGCAGCGCGGCACCGACGGTGCCCTGCGGCTGACCCCCAAGGCCATGCGGCAGCTGGGCAAGGCGCTGCTGCGCGACGTCGCGGAGTCGATGTCGGGTCGCCAGGGCCAGCGCGACACCCGCCATGCCGGTGCGGCCGGCGAGCGGTCGGGCGCCACCCGCGAGTGGGCCTTCGGCGACACGGAGCCGTGGGACGTCACCCGCACGGTCACGAACGCCGTGGTGCGCACGGTCGGCGAGGGTGGGACCGCGGCGTCCATGGCCCGCGACGGTGTGCGGCTGCAGATCGGCGACGTCGAGGTGCAGGAGACCGAGGACCGCACGCAGGCCTGCGTGGCGCTGCTCGTGGACACGTCGTTCTCGATGGCCATGGACGGCCGCTGGGTGCCCATGAAGCGCACGGCGCTGGCGCTGCACACCCTCATCAGCACCCGGTTCCGCGGCGACGCGCTCGAGCTGATCGCGTTCGGCCGGCATGCCGAGTCGATGCAGATCGAGGAGCTGACCGCGCTCGACGCGCAGTACGCCAAGGGCACGAACCTGCACCACGCCCTGCTGCTCGCCAACCGGCACTTCCGCAAGCACCCGAACGCCCAGCCGGTGCTGCTGATCGTCACCGACGGCGAGCCGACGTCGCACCTGGAGTCGTCGGGCGAGGTGTTCTTCAGCTACCCGCCCCACCCGGTCACGATCGCCCTGAGCGTCCGCGAGCTGGAGGCGTCGATGCGCCTGGGCGCGAAGACCACCTTCTTCAGGCTGGGGGAGGACCCGGGCCTGGCCCGCTTCATCGACCAGATGGCGCGCAAGGTCGACGGCACCGTCGTGGCCCCGGAGCTCGACGACCTCGGCGTCGCGGTCGTCGAGTCCTACCTCGGCTCCCGCCGCGGTGGCACTGGCGGTGGCGCTGGGTTCGACGGCGGCTTCGGCGGCTGGCCCGGCCGCGGCTTCTGGGCCGGCTGA
- a CDS encoding 2'-5' RNA ligase family protein — MPQTIELTLDEDLDAAVRGEWDLLSAAGLPSQALHLGLTNAPHVTLGVASALSQATIERLADVELPDEIRLGGLLVFRGRRSAVVSRAVIPSAALLATHAAVDAAMVDAPDRPDLTLPGRWTPHVTLARRLGDEQLAHALDLLAGIPSELAGAPAALRHWDSDAKAVHVLRARGDA, encoded by the coding sequence GTGCCACAGACCATCGAGCTGACGCTCGACGAGGACCTCGACGCCGCCGTGCGCGGGGAGTGGGACCTGCTGTCGGCGGCTGGGCTGCCGAGCCAGGCGCTGCACCTGGGGCTCACCAACGCCCCGCACGTCACGCTGGGTGTCGCGTCGGCGCTGAGCCAGGCGACGATCGAGCGCCTTGCCGACGTCGAGCTGCCCGACGAGATCCGGCTCGGGGGGCTGCTGGTGTTCAGGGGACGACGGTCCGCCGTGGTCTCGCGTGCGGTGATCCCGAGCGCGGCTCTGCTCGCCACCCACGCGGCCGTCGACGCGGCGATGGTCGACGCGCCCGATCGGCCCGACCTCACGCTGCCCGGGCGCTGGACGCCGCACGTCACGCTCGCCCGTCGTCTCGGCGACGAGCAGCTCGCGCACGCGCTCGACCTCCTGGCCGGGATCCCGTCCGAGCTCGCGGGCGCTCCTGCCGCCCTGCGCCACTGGGACTCCGACGCGAAGGCGGTCCACGTCCTACGAGCACGCGGCGACGCGTGA
- a CDS encoding SDR family NAD(P)-dependent oxidoreductase — translation MATYDVADRSAIVTGAGSGIGRSVALLLAANGASVLVHDLRQDSADQVVKEIETTGGTARAFVGDAADPAVAQAAVAAAQEMAPLRIAVNNAGIGGAAEPVGSYPVDSWEKVVGVNLNGVFYGMRAQVPAITDAGGGAIVNMGSVLGSVGIAGSSAYVTTKHALVGLTKNAALEHSADGVRVTVVGPGFISTPLLEANLDDDAQAALAAKHATGRLGTPEEVASLVAFLASDAATFVTGSYHLVDGGYAAQ, via the coding sequence ATGGCCACCTACGACGTCGCGGACCGTTCCGCGATCGTGACCGGCGCCGGCTCCGGCATCGGCCGGTCCGTGGCCCTGCTGCTCGCCGCGAACGGAGCCTCGGTGCTCGTCCACGACCTGCGACAGGACTCGGCCGACCAGGTCGTGAAGGAGATCGAGACCACCGGCGGCACCGCGCGCGCCTTCGTCGGCGACGCCGCCGACCCCGCGGTCGCCCAGGCCGCCGTCGCGGCAGCCCAGGAGATGGCACCGCTGCGGATCGCCGTCAACAACGCCGGCATCGGCGGTGCCGCCGAGCCCGTCGGCAGCTACCCCGTCGACAGCTGGGAGAAGGTCGTCGGCGTCAACCTCAACGGCGTCTTCTACGGCATGCGCGCACAGGTCCCCGCCATCACGGACGCCGGCGGCGGCGCGATCGTCAACATGGGATCGGTGCTCGGCTCAGTCGGCATCGCCGGCTCCTCGGCCTACGTCACCACGAAGCACGCACTCGTCGGCCTGACGAAGAACGCAGCACTCGAGCACAGCGCCGACGGGGTCCGCGTGACGGTCGTCGGCCCCGGCTTCATCAGCACCCCGCTGCTCGAGGCCAACCTCGACGACGATGCGCAGGCCGCCCTCGCCGCCAAGCACGCGACAGGCCGCCTCGGCACCCCCGAGGAGGTCGCGTCGCTCGTGGCGTTCCTCGCCTCGGACGCGGCCACGTTCGTGACGGGCAGCTACCACCTGGTCGACGGCGGGTACGCCGCCCAGTAG
- a CDS encoding TetR/AcrR family transcriptional regulator yields MFAAVLALAAETPVEQLSVTEVARRADVHRSTFYEHASTPDGLLRAALLAELDGLRADLLHDPGRGTDAAVVETTRRVLEHVLRHLPVYRRGLADDAGAGGLHAMLGEHFLGSSRQLLEEGRLSLPTDVPGADPDVVADAALRLIALGTVGVIRSWIDLPDPDAAAFTAIYDRLVPDWWSQLDR; encoded by the coding sequence TTGTTCGCTGCCGTCCTTGCCCTCGCGGCCGAGACGCCCGTCGAGCAGCTGAGCGTCACCGAGGTGGCCCGCCGTGCCGACGTGCATCGCTCGACGTTCTACGAGCACGCGTCCACGCCGGACGGACTGCTGCGTGCCGCGCTCCTGGCCGAGCTCGACGGCCTGCGCGCCGATCTCCTCCACGACCCCGGCCGAGGCACCGACGCGGCCGTGGTGGAGACGACACGACGGGTCCTGGAGCACGTCCTGAGGCACCTGCCCGTGTACCGACGTGGCCTGGCCGACGACGCGGGAGCCGGAGGTCTGCACGCCATGCTCGGCGAGCACTTCCTCGGATCCTCGCGGCAGCTGCTCGAGGAGGGCCGCCTCTCGCTGCCCACCGACGTCCCCGGTGCCGACCCGGACGTCGTCGCCGACGCGGCCCTGCGCCTCATCGCGCTCGGGACGGTCGGCGTCATCCGGTCGTGGATCGACCTGCCCGACCCGGACGCGGCGGCGTTCACGGCGATCTACGATCGGCTCGTGCCGGACTGGTGGTCGCAGCTCGACCGATGA
- a CDS encoding HNH endonuclease signature motif containing protein, with product MSVAALDTHPVPSCVRSARESFSAVPTSAWDGLETGEVRRLIGELSRLESQVAAHKMAAARVLEKARKAAANGDGPRPGTGTSTGATISIDFGGDRSGADALVNTAERIEEQTTLTEAALAAGEITMKQADILSRALAKLPEDVTSEQRLMCEKTLLKDAQKLTLKDLRRRAARITETYRKTVDEVDADEDELLRKKEEAARAKTSFSMWDNNDGTVTGRFTLPEAQGAMLKTALDALAAPHQKVGTVNAATGEHDEVGFGQTYPQRLGHAFATLVEHLPADQLPSNGGVSAVVTVNLDLDTLMGGVKAAGLSDGTRISAGEARRLACSAQIVPMVLNGKPLPLDLGSANRYFNRSSRRAMEKRDGGCTTPGCDRDARWTEAHHLNPYAISKTTDIRDGALLCPFHHHRAHEQGWIGRINPDDGHVEWKTPGSETWQRNTRWRP from the coding sequence ATGAGCGTCGCCGCACTCGACACCCACCCGGTGCCGTCGTGCGTGCGTTCCGCGCGTGAGTCGTTCTCCGCGGTCCCCACGAGTGCGTGGGACGGACTGGAGACCGGCGAGGTCCGACGGTTGATCGGTGAGCTGTCCCGGTTGGAGTCCCAGGTCGCCGCGCACAAGATGGCCGCCGCACGTGTGCTCGAGAAGGCCCGCAAGGCCGCAGCCAACGGTGACGGACCGCGACCGGGAACGGGCACCTCCACCGGAGCCACGATCTCGATCGACTTCGGTGGTGACCGCAGTGGCGCCGACGCGTTGGTGAACACCGCCGAACGGATCGAGGAGCAGACCACCCTCACCGAAGCCGCCCTCGCGGCAGGCGAGATCACGATGAAGCAGGCCGACATCCTCTCCCGCGCCCTCGCGAAGCTGCCCGAGGACGTCACCAGCGAGCAACGCCTGATGTGTGAGAAGACCCTGCTCAAGGACGCGCAGAAGCTCACCCTCAAGGACCTGCGCCGCAGGGCCGCCCGGATCACCGAGACCTACCGCAAGACCGTCGACGAGGTCGACGCCGACGAGGACGAGCTCCTCCGCAAGAAGGAAGAAGCCGCGCGAGCCAAGACCAGCTTCTCGATGTGGGACAACAACGACGGCACCGTCACCGGACGGTTCACCCTCCCCGAGGCCCAGGGCGCGATGCTCAAGACCGCGCTCGACGCGTTGGCCGCACCCCACCAGAAGGTCGGAACGGTCAACGCCGCCACCGGCGAGCACGACGAGGTGGGGTTCGGGCAGACCTACCCCCAGCGCCTCGGGCACGCCTTCGCCACCCTCGTCGAGCACCTTCCCGCCGACCAGCTCCCGTCCAACGGCGGCGTGTCCGCCGTGGTGACCGTGAATCTCGATCTCGACACTTTGATGGGCGGCGTCAAGGCCGCCGGGCTGTCGGACGGCACCCGCATCAGCGCCGGCGAAGCCCGCCGGCTCGCCTGCAGCGCCCAGATCGTCCCGATGGTCCTCAACGGCAAGCCGCTCCCCCTCGACCTTGGCTCCGCCAACCGGTACTTCAATCGGTCGTCCCGCCGGGCGATGGAGAAGAGAGACGGCGGATGCACCACACCCGGTTGCGACCGTGACGCCAGGTGGACCGAGGCTCATCACCTGAATCCGTACGCGATCTCCAAGACCACCGACATCCGCGACGGGGCACTGCTCTGTCCGTTCCACCACCACCGAGCACACGAACAAGGCTGGATCGGACGGATCAACCCCGACGACGGCCACGTCGAGTGGAAGACACCAGGATCCGAGACCTGGCAACGCAACACCCGCTGGCGACCCTGA